The Bradyrhizobium sp. CCBAU 051011 DNA segment CTCGGCGTCGATGCCTATCGCGCCATGGGATATCTGCCGGCGGCGCTCCGCAATTACCTGGTCCGGCTCGGCTGGAGCCATGGCGACCAGGAAATCTTCTCGACGCAGGAAATGATCGACGCGTTCGATCTGCCCGCGATCGGTCGCTCGGCGGCGCGGTTCGATTTCGCCAAGCTGGAGAACCTCAACGGCCACTACATCCGCCATGCTGATGACCGCGAGCTGGTCGCGCAGTTCGAAAGCGTATTGGATTACGTCCCCAACGGCGCCGAGCTGAAGGCAAAACTCAACGACACGACGCGCGGCCAACTGCTTCGCGCTATGCCGAGCCTGAAGGAGCGCGCCAAGACCCTGATCGAGCTGATATCGGGCGCCTACTTCATCTTTGCCGACCGTCCGCTTGAGATCGAGCCGAAGGCGGCCACCCTGCTGACGCCGGAGACGCGCGCGCTGGTCGGCCAACTCCGGACGGCGCTCGAGACTGTCACCGACTGGCGCGCCGAGACCGCGGAAGCCGCCATGCGGAATTTCGCAGAGCAGAACAATCTCAAGCTCGGCGCCGTCGCCCAGCCACTCCGGGTGGCGCTGACCGGACGTACGACTTCACCGGGCATTTTTGACGTTTTGGCGGTACTGGGGCGGGAGGAATGCCTGGCGCGCTTGGGCGATCAGGCGGCCAACTAAGCCCCTACCATATGGGGGCCGCGGCCATCTTGCAGTGCACAGGGCAATAAGCTACGCCTTTGGCGCCGCTTCTAGACATGCCGGCTTCCCTTGCTGCTGCCTTGCGAATGGCACCAAGGTCGGCGCGGTTTTTCGTAACGATTTCATCGGGGATCCACGATGGACGCAAAATCCAGCAACAAGACTGCAACGCTCACGGTAGGTAACAAGACCTACGATTTCCCGATCCTCAGCGGCACGGTGGGGCCCGATGTCATCGACATCGCCAAGCTCTACGCCCAGGCCGGGATGTTCACCTACGACCCCGGTTTTACCTCGACCGGTAGCTGCCAGTCGAAGATCACCTATATCGACGGCGATGCCGGCGTGCTGGAATACCGCGGCTACCCGATCGAGCAGCTCGCCGAAAAGGGCGACTTCCTCGAGACCTGCTACCTGCTGCTCTACGGGGAGCTTCCGACCCCGGCGCAGAAGAAAGACTTCGACCATCGCGTGATCCATCACACCATGGTTCACGAGCAGATGGCCCGCTTCTTCCAGGGCTTCCGCCGCGACGCCCATCCGATGGCGATCATGGTCGCCGCCGTCGGCGCGCTCGCCGCGTTCTATCACGACAGCACCGACATCAACGATCCGAAGCAGCGCATGATCGCCTCGATGCGCATGATCGCGAAGGTCCCGACGCTGGCCGCAATGGCCTTCAAATACACCGTCGGCCAGCCCTTCATGTATCCGAAGAACTCGCTCTCGTTTGCCGAGAACTTCCTGCACATGTGCTTCGCGGTGCCTTGCGAGGATTACAAGATCAACCCGGTGCTGGCTGACGCGCTCGACAAGATCTTCATCCTGCACGCCGACCACGAGCAGAACGCCTCGACCTCGACGGTGCGTATCGCCGGCTCCTCCGGCGCCAACCCGTTCGCCTGCATCGCCGCCGGCATCGCCTGCCTCTGGGGCCCCGCGCATGGCGGCGCCAACGAAGCCGCGCTCGCAATGCTCGCCGAGATCGGCACGGTCGACAAGATTCCGGAATTCATTGCCAAGGTGAAGGACAAGAACTCCGAAGTCCGCCTGATGGGCTTTGGCCACCGCGTCTACAAGAACTACGACCCGCGCGCCAAGATCATGCAGAAGATGTGTCACGCCGTGCTGGCCGAGACCGGCCATGGCGACGACCCGATGCTGAAGGTCGCACTGGAACTGGAAAAGATCGCCCTCTCCGACCAGTACTTCATCGACCGCAAGCTCTATCCGAACGTGGACTTCTATTCGGGCATCACGCTGAAGGCGATGGGCTTCCCGACCTCGATGTTCACCGTGCTGTTCGCGGTCGCCCGCACCGTCGGCTGGATCAGCCAGTGGAGCGAGATGATCGAGGATCCGCAGCAGAAGATCGGCCGTCCGCGCCAGCTCTACACCGGCGTCGCCCGCCGCGACTACGTCGAGATGGACAAGCGCAAGTAAGCTGCCTCATAGGGACAAGTCGGAAAAGCCGGATGCGATCATCGCGGCCGGCTTTTCTCTTGTGGGGTGGGCAAAGCGGAGCGTGCCCACGATGGCCGATGCCCGAAGAGATGTGGGCACGCTTCGCTTGCCACCCTACGGCGCGCTAACCCCGCCGCGCCCTTCTTGTGTCGCCGCCGCCTCGCCAGCCGCGCTGTCGCAGGCCCTAGCCGCTGCAAAAACCAATACCATGTGTAAAGGGAGACTTGCGCGAAGGAGGTGAGCTTCATGCGCATTCGACATTGGCAAGACGCCGCCAGCCTGGTGCTGGGCGTCTGGCTGGTCTTGTCGCCGTTCGTCCTCGGCTTCACCGGGGCGGCCACCTGGATCACCGTCGTGCTTGGGTTATGCGTTATCTTGTTTGCCTTGGAGGGGTTGATCATTCCGTCCTATCTGGAGGAATGGGGAGAAATTCTCCTCGGCCTGGCCCTGCTGGCGGCGCCCTGGACGGTTGGCTACGAGACAACCTTGGCTACGGTCAACAGTGCGGTGTCAGGTCTGGTCGTGATCCTGTTTGCAGTCTGGGAATTGGCGACCGATCGCGACTTCGCCACATGGTGGCACGATCACTGGCAATCGGACAGCCAACTGACAACACGGAGGTTGTCTGAAGCCTGACTTGGAAGGCCTCGCTACGACCGTCCATCGGTGACGTCGGGAGCGACGGGTTGTTTCGGCGTGCTGTTTCGAACCCGTTCGCATCATCCTCGATGCCGTGGCAACGGCCGCGCAAATGCGCGCCGTTCGTTGAAGCGACGCCGGCGGGTGCGTGCCGGACGGCGCCATTCGCCGCGATCCCCTCTTACCGCCCGACTGAGCCAAAAGTCTTATGAGGCCGTGGCTACTACACCGGCTGGCTTCAGACCTCGCCTACGCTCGGGATCGTGGTGTCACTGGCCGTAATCATCGCAACCCGCACCTACTTCGGCAATGAGGCCTTCGACACGTGGGCCTGGCGCGTCCCGTTCCTGGTGTCCTTCCTGCTGGTGGGTATTGCAATCTACATCCGGCTTCAGTTGCAGGAGACGCCGATCTTCCAGGAGATAAAGGCCAAGGGCCAGATGACCAGAAATCCCTGGAAGGAGGCCTTCCTCAGTTCGAACATCAAATACGTCGGGATCGCCACCATCGTGCTGATCGGGCAAGGCGTGGTTTGGTACAGCGGTCAGTTCTGGGCGCTGTATTTCCTGCAGCAGGTCTCCAAGGTGGACCCGCTGACCTCGGCCTACATCGTGGGAGCAGCGCTGCTGATTGCAACGCCAAGCTTGATCTTTTTTGGCTGGCTGTCCGACATCATCGGCCGCAAGCCGGTGCCTAAAGCGTGATGACGTTTCTTCGAATCGTCATCCCGCTTTATCTTTTTGTTTGAGCATGATCCTTTCGGAAAACCGCTACACACTTTTCCGGATCATGCTCTAGTTTGGCCGTCTAGCCTTGTGCATCGTCGCAAGCACGATATCGGCCGCCCGCACGCTGGGCGGCTGGTTGCCGGTCGACATGATGTCGTCGATCTTGGCGAAGCCTTCGAGTTGCTTCCGGCGCAGGTCGCTGTCGCTCATCACCTCGCGTAGCGCCTGCGAAAGCTTTTCCGGCGTGCAGTCTTCCTGCAGGAATTCGGGAATGACGTTCTCGCCGATCACGAGATTGGCAAGGATCACCGAGTTCACCTTGATCGCGCGGCGCAGGATCCACGCTTCCATCGCGCCGGTGCGGTAGGCCGTGACCATCGGCACGCCCGCCAGCGCCAGTTCGAGCGTCACGGTGCCTGACTTGGCCAGCGCCGCGTGCGCGATCCGAAACTTCGCGCGCTTCTCCTGCTCGCCGATGACGACCTGGGGCTGCACTGGCCAGCCCTTCACGGCCTCCACCACCGTCTCCTGCAGATGCGGCATGGTCGGCAGCACCAGTTCGAACGTGGTGCCCTGCTCCTGCAGCCGCGCCACCGCCTGGCCGAACACCGCCATGTGGTGGCGGATTTCGCTGCGGCGGCTTCCCGGCAGCACCAAGAGCACCGGCGGCGATTCCGCCCGCCGCGCAGCCTCCTCGGCATTCGGGCGCAGCGAGGCCAGTTGCTCGGTCAGGGGATGGCCGACATAGCTGCAGGGCGGCCCGTGCAGCCGTTGATAGGCCTCGGGCTCGAACGGCAGCAGCGCCAGCACGTGATCGACATATTTCAGCATCGCCCGCGCCCGGCCCGGCCGCCATGCCCAGACCGAGGGCGATACATAGTCGACGATCGGCAGCCCGGGATCCTTGGCGCGAACGCGCTTGGCAACGCGGTGGGTGAAATCGGGGCTGTCGATGATGACGAGTATATCGGGTGCAGCTTCTGTAACCGCGATCGCGGTTTCCTTGATCAGGCCGAGTATCTTCGGCAGGTCCTTGACGACGGCGGCGAGCCCGATGATCGAGAGCTCCTCGATCGGAAACAGCGACTCCAGGCCTTCGCGCGCCATCGCGCGACCGCCGACGCCTTCGAACTGCACCCCGTCGCCAAGGCGCTGGCGCAGCACCTTCATCAAATTGGCGCCGAGTCGGTCGCCGGACTCTTCCGTCGCGATCAGAAAGATCCTCCGCTCCATTCCGGCGGTCGCGCGAGACGGCGTCACGCTGCTAACCCCTGGATGAACAGGCCGGCTTTGTCCGCGGCCTCGATCATGGCTTGCGAGTCGGCGGCAATCGTATGGCCGGCGATCACGGCGATGCCGGCGAGCCCGGCTTTCGCGGCGCCGTCGATGGTTTTGGCGCCCACCGTCGGCAGGTCGAAGCGCAAATCCTGGCCGCTCTTCGGCGCCTTCACCAGCACGCCGCGGCCGGATTTGGCTCTGATACGCCCGGCCTCGCGCAGCCGCGCCACGCGTGCGAGCAGCCCATCGGTGCCCTCGATGTCCTCGACCGCCACCACGTGCCCGTCAATCACGACCACGGCCTGGCCGATGTCGAAGGGACCGAGCGCGCCGAGCACCTCCCGCCCCCTGGCGATATCGGCCAGAGCGGCCGGATCGGGCGTGGCGCGGGCAATGTTTCCTTCCGGCATCAGAATATCGGGCGCGACATCCCTGATGCCGACCATTCGAAAACCGTCCTGTTCGAGGATGCGGCCGATGCCCGACAGCAGATGATCGTCGCCGCCGCGAAATGCCGCCAGGACATGGCCGATGACGCGCAGCGTTCCCCAGTCCAGCCGGATTTCCGACAGCGCCGGCCGCAGCAGCGTGCCGATGAAGATCAGATCGCGGCAGCCCTCGCTGCGGAACAACTTTGTCGCGCGGCCGAGTTGTCCGACCGAAATCCAGTGATGACGGTAGCGTTCGACCCCACCCGGATCGCAGGCGCCGCGCAGCGCGAACAGCACCGGCGCGATCCCCCGCGCGGCAAGCGAATCCGCCACCGCGAACGGCATTGCGCCGCCGCCTGCGATGACGCCGACCGGCGATGAAATGTCGGAGGCCGCTGAGATCATGGCTGCGGCGATCCCGTCATCACTGCCTGTGGCCGTCGTCGGCGGGAAGGCAAAGCGCGCGATGCTTGCCCTGCTCGATGAAGGCGAGGATTTCGGCGATCGCCGGGTCCTCGCCGGCCAACGGCTGCACCGCGCTCAGCCGCTCGGCAAAGATGCCGGGGCCGTGAAACAGCTTCTGGTAGAACGAGCGCACTTTCGCCAGCCGCTCCTTGGTGAACTTGCGGCGCTTCATGCCGATGATGTTGAGGCCTTCGAGAGCGGCATACTGGCCGTTGACGAGGCCGAATGGAATGACGTCGCCGCGCACGCCGCAGACGCCGCCGACCATCACCTGCGGCCCGATCCGCGTGAACTGGTGCACGGCCGATAACCCGCCGATGAAGACGAAATCGCCGATCTCGCAATGGCCGCCGAGCGTCGCCGAGGTCGCGAAAATCACGTCATTGCCGACCTGGCAATCGTGCCCGACATGGCTGCAGTTCATGAAGTAGCCGCGCTCGCCGACCCGCGTCACGCCGCCGCCGGCGACCGTGCCGGCGTTCATGGTCGAGGACTCGCGGATGGTGCAGCCCGCACCGATCTCGAGCCTCGTCAGTTCGCCCTTGTAACTCAGCGATTGCGGCGGCGTGCCGAGCGAGACGAACGGATAGATCGTGCAGCCGTCGCCGATCGTGGTCTGCGCAGTGACGTGCACATGCGCGATCAACTTGCAGTTGGCGCCGATGATGACATGGGGCCCGATGATGCAATAGGGACCGATCGTCGTCCCCTCGCCGATCACAGCGCCATCCTCAACCCGCGCGGTTGGATCGATCGTACCCATCAACTAAGCCCAGCCCATCCGTTGCACGCGAATATCTCGCGTTTTCCGGTGGTTAGCGCGGCATCCCAAGGCTGTCTAGTGACGTATGGTTACGGCGTGTTGCGAATCGTCCGGTCCGCAATGTCCGCGGTCGGCCGGTCCTCGCCGGACGTCAGAGCGATCCTGCGGCGTCAGGTCATGCTGCCGGGCATGAAGCAGCGAATCGAAATTCCGGCCGTGCCCTTGATCGGCCAGACCATCGTCCTGCCCACGCGATTCGGCACCGTGATGAGGGCGTCGTCGGGGACGTCGATCCACTGGCCCTCGAGGCGCACGCGATAGTGACCGTCCTTCGATTCCCAATCGACGTCGGCAACCGCTGAGCCGTCGGCATCGGAGCAGCACGGCCCCTTGCCGCTTCTCAAGCTATCGAACCAGGATTTGAGCGGAGAATTGGCGTAACGGCCGTCGTCGCGTGCCATTGCGCTACCAGCGAAAACAGCGGCCGAGCCTATCAGCACAACGGCAGTTGTCAGGCGTTTCATGCGGCAATCTCAACAGTGACCTGCCACCGGAAATCACGAGTCAGTCGATTGGACCGAAGTTCCAATGCGCCATGCTCACGCTGACGGCATGGCCACACGGAGTGACAGGCACATGCTCCGTCAACGTCCCGAAATTGTCGAGTATACCCGCGTATAGTCACGCCTGACCGTTGCAGACAGTGCGCGGTGACAGTTCACACCAACGGCGCTCCTCACGCGCAGGCAACTGCCGACCTCGCAATATTCTCTCTAGCTGCCTGCCTGCGCGATCCACTCGCTTGCCTGCACCCGCGTGAAGAGGACGGCCGGGCCCGAGGCGCTGGTCTTGTACACCAGTGCCTCGCCTTCGCGGATATCGGCAAATTCCTTGCCGAAGGCATCGGCGACGTTGGTCTTGTGCGTCACCGCCAGATTGTTGACGCCGGCTTTCGGAGCCACGTTGACGAGGTCGCGCACGGCGCGTCCCGCCTTGGCGTTCTTGCCGTCGGGGTTAGCCATCGCCGACGAACTGCCGGCGCCGCTGTCGGTCAATTCGTCCACCGCAGCCACGTCCTTGCCGCCAATCAGCTTACCAGTCTCCACTGCACGGTTGAGCCGGCTGGTGTAGACTTCGCCGACCGGCACCCCCAGTTTCGCAAGCGCCGCCCCAAGCTCGCGTGCCATGGCGCGGCCCTTCTCGCTCAGTTGCCGCTGCGCGCTCATGTCGTCGAACTTGAAGGGATAGATGTCCTTCTGGCTATCGTCGGTGGCGCCGTGCCGAAACACGATGACGTAGCCACCGCCCTTCAGCGACGATACCAGACCATCCAGATCAGCCGCGTAACTTGGCGGCGACGTCAGCAGAAAAATGACCAAACACGAAATAATAGACGCAAGCCTGTTCACGGGAAGCCTCCGTTGAAAAAGCGTGGCCCCAAACCGGACTTATGCGGAAAATTTCATCAATCGCCTCGGCGTGGGTTCCACTACCAACGATTGAGCAGAGATATCAGGAAGACGTCGGTTGTGTGACGGATAAATTCAATTCGGCTCAATCCGTCAGCATCGCGCCGACGTCGGCCTCGGCGACCACGCTGCCATTCACCTTGGCGTCGCCGTGAAACCACCACATCGCCTTGCGGCGGCCGATCGAGCGCATGTGATACTCGATGGTATCGCCGGGCATCACGGGTTTTCGGAATTTGCACTTGTCGATGGTCAGGAAGTAGACCGCCCGCGGCTTCTCGGTGCCTTCGACCGACTTGATGCCGATGACGCCGGCGGTCTGCGCCATGGCCTCGATCATCATCACGCCGGGATAGACCGGACGCTCGGGAAAATGGCCGAGAAACGGCGGCTCGTTGAAGGTGACGTTCTTGATACCGATCCCACTGTAATCGGTCCGGATCTTGATCACCCGGTCGATCAGCAGCATCGGATAGCGGTGCGGGAGCGTCTTGAGGATCTCGTTGATATCCACGAGCTCGAACCTGACCGGTGCCTCCTCCATCACTCCTGTCCTTCGCCTTTCGGATCGGCCGTGCCGCCCTGTGCCAGCCGCTCCACTGCAACGATCTCTCTAAACCACTGCCTGGTTGGTTTGGCAAAATGACCGCCCCAGCGGCCGTTCGGCGGAATGTCGTCCTTGACCGCGCTCATGGCCGTGACCTGGGCGCCGTCGCCGATCTTGAGGTGATTGTTGATACCCACCTTCGCCCCCAGCGCGACGTTGTCACCGATCGTCAGGCTGCCCGCGAGCCCGATCTGGGCCGCGAGCAGGCAGTGCCTGCCGATAGTCACATTGTGGCCGATCTGGACCTGATTGTCGATTTTGGTCCCCTCGCCGATCACCGTATCCCGGAGGCTGCCGCGGTCGATGCAGGTGCCGGCACCGATCTCGACATCGTTCTGGATCAGGACGCGGCCGGTCTGAGGCACCTTCAGGTGGCCCTCGGGGCCGAAGAAGATGAAGCCATAGCCGTCCTGGCCGATGCTGCAAGCGGGATGGATCAGGACGTTGTTGCCGATCAGGGCGAACTGAATCGCGGTCCGCGCGCCGACATTGCAGTCGCGGCCGATCTTGACGTCGGCGCCGATCACCGCGCCGGCGCCGATCACGGTACCAGTGCCGATCTCGACCCGCGGGCCGATCACCGCCAGCGGATCAACGATGACACCGTCCTCGAGATGGGCGGACGGGTCGATGATCGCCGACGGCGCGATGCCGTCATTGTCGAACCAGGATTGCGGACGAAGCGCGTCGGCGTGCCATTCGCGCGCCAGCTTCACGAAGGCGCGGAACGGCTGGGCCGCCCGCAGCACCGCCACATGGGCTGGCACCTGGGCTTCGAAACGCGGGCTGACCAGGCAGGCGCCGGCCTTGGTCGCCTTGAGCTGATCGGCATATTTGAGGTTGTCGAAGAACGCCAGATGCATGGGACCGGCTTCGTCGAGCGAAGCGAGGCCCCTGATCACATCACCGCCCCGCGCGGGATCGGCCAATACCGCTCCCGTCAACGCGGCCAGCTCGGCCAGCGTCGAGGAAGGAGGTTGCTTGAAGAATATCGGCTGCGCCATTCCATCCGCCGCAGTCCGGCCGGCCTTCACACCGGGGTGCCGTCTCCGAAGCAACGGAGCCGACCCCTCCTCTTATTCCGTGGTGCTCTCGTCTCCCGGACCTTACGTCCGGTCGCTTCGAGACGCCTTAGAACGATGTGCCACCGCCAAACTTGAATTGCTGCACGCGGTCAAACTGACCCTTCGTAAGCGGAACCGCATAGTCGAAGCGCAGCGGACCGAACGGCGAAGCCCAGATGATGCCGACACCCACCGAGGTGCGTACCAAGTTGCCGTCGTCATACTGCAATCCCAAACAGGTTCCGGCGTTGGCATTCGGGGATTGCGTCGGCGGGACGCAGCCAGGCACGTTCACCTCACCCGTTGCCGCCCACGACGTCGGCCCCTTGTAGTCCCATAGTCCGCCAGCGTCGGCATAGACCGAGCCCTTGAGCCCGACTTCCTTCGGCAGGAACCAGAACGGCATCTGCAGTTCGAACGAAGCGCCCCAGTACTTGGTGCCGCCCAGCGCGTCACGCGTGCCGAAGGGGTTGAGATCGCGCGGACCGATGCCGTTCGGCGCGAAACCGCGAACGAGGTTCGGGCCCATCTGGAAGTGATCGAGCATGCGCAGCTCGCTGCCGCCGAACTGGTTCAGCATGCCGCCCTGGAGGTGGATCAGGCCGACGATATCGGCGACCAGCGGGGTGTAGTACTTCGCGTCGATCGCGGACTTGATGTACTTCACGTCGCCGCCGAGGCCGGCGAAGTCCTGTTTCCAGTCAATCAGCAAGCCGTCGGTCGGGTTCTTGTTATTGTCCAGCGTGTTGTAGTTCAGCGAATAGCCGACCGACGAAGTCAGCGCCTTGCCGCTCTGCAACTCCCGGCGAATGGGCAGCGAAGCTTCGCCATCGCTGTAACACCACAGGCCGGCACCGGAAGTGTCCGTGGCGGTTTGGCCTCCCGACGTGATCGATCCGCCGTTAGGTGCGCCCACCAGATTCGCAAAGGCCGGCGATGGGTTGAACGCGAGCAACGAGTTCGATGAGTTGTTGTTGCAGTTCGCGAGCGTGCTCGGCAGCTGGATTTCCTGCTGGTAGATCGAGTAGCGCAACTGCAGCGCGAGGTCTTCACGCAGGGTGAAGCCGAGCCGCGGGCTGAAGCCAAGCGTCTTGGTGCCGTAGGCAATGTAGCTGTTGGCCAATTGCTCGCGATAGAACAGGTCGAGGCCGAGCGCGACGCGATAGTCAAACAGATAGGGGTCGACGAACGACAGCGAACCGCCGCGCGCGTACTGGCCATAGGTCACGGCTGCCTTCGCATACAGGCCGCGGCCGAGGAAGTTGCGCTCGGAAATGCTGACTTCGGCCAGCGCACCGTCCGTGGTCGAGTAACCGCCCGACACCGAGAAGTCGCCGGTCGACTTCTCTTCGAGGTCGACGACCAGGATCACGCGGTCGGTCGACGAGCCGGGCTCGGTCAGGATCTTCACGGCCTTGAAGAAGTCGAGGTTCTTCAGCCGGCGCTCGGCACGGTCGACCAGCGCACGGTTGTAGGCGTCGCCTTCGGACAGATCGAACTCGCGACGGATCACGTAATCACGGGTGCGGGTGTTGCCGCGGATATTGATGCGCTCGATATAGGTTCGCGGGCCTTCATCGACGGCGAACACGATCGAAACGGTGTGCTGCTCGAAATTGCGATCGCCGCGCGGGCGCACCACGGCGAACGCGTAGCCGCGCCGTGAGGCCTCGATCTGCATTTCCTCCACGGATTTCTCGAGTGCTTCGGCATTGTAGACCGAGCCGACGGCGACGCGCGAGAAGCTGCGCATCGAGGCCGCATCGAGGGTTGGAATCGAGGTCTGGAAATCGACGGAGGCAACGCGATATTGCTGCCCTTCCTCGATCTTGAAGGTGACGAGGAAGCCCTTCTTGTCGGGATCATACTCGGTCAGCGCGGCAATCACCTGGACGTCGGCGTAACCGTTCTTGAGATAGAAGCGACGAATCAGGTCGCGGTCGGCCTCGACCCGGTCCGGATCGTAGACGTCGGCGCCGCCGAGGAAGCTCAGCAGGTTCGATTCGCGGGTCTTGATGACGTCCTTCAGGCGATAGGACGAATACGCGACGTTGCCGACGAACTCGATCGACCTGACGCCGGTCTTGGTGCCCTCGGTGATCGTAAAGATCAGGTCGACGCGGTTGTTCGGCTGCTCGATGATTTCAGGGGTCACGCGCACGTCGTAGCGGCCGGAGCGCCGGTAGATTTCAGCGATTCGCTGGGCATCCGACTGAACCATCGGGCGCGAGAACGTGCCGCGCGGCTTGGACTGGATTTCGGCCGAGAGCTGCTCGTCCTTGACCTTCTTGTTGCCTTCGAAGGCGATGCGCCCGATCACGGCATTTTCGACCACGGTCACGACCAGCCGGCCGCCGACCTGGTTGATTCGCACGTCCTGGAACAGGCCGGTCTCGATCAGCGCCTTCAGACCATCGTCGATCTGGGCCTGCCCGAGGCGGCCGCCAGGTCCTGGCTTGAAATAGGAACGGATGGTCTCGACTTCGACACGCCGGTTCCCCTCAACGGCGATCGACGCCACTGTCTGGGCCGCAGCCGGCACAGACACCAGCGCGCCCCCCATCGGCGCGGCCAACATGATCAGAGTGCCCAGCAGAGCCCCCCGCACTCGCATTCCCAACATCATGCGCAACGCGCCCTCGTCATTGCATGCCGGCCCGTACCCCTACGAACCGGCAGATTCCCAAGTTGCATTGCTTGTAGCTAATTTCGACAGGGGGGCAAACCAGACTTCACGCGGCAATTCCAATTTCATTCCAAGGCGTTGCCAATGGGCAACGTCACAAAAAAGCCGCTACTACGATCTTCCGAACAGCCCCTTCAGCCACGGCACCTGATGGAAATCGTTATAGAAAGCGAACACCATCAGCATCAGCACCAGAACAAGCCCCACGCGGAACCCGTATTCCTGCGATTTTTCCGACAATGGGCGTCCCCGCAGCACCTCGGCCGTGTAGAACATAAGGTGGCCGCCATCCAGCAAGGGAACCGGGAACAGGTTCAGCAGTCCGATCGAAATGGACAGCACCGCTGCCAGATGCAGCAAGGGAATCAGCCCCAGCGTGGCCACCTGCCCTGAAATCTGCGCGATCCGAATCGGCCCGCCGATCTGGTCCGCGCTGGCCCGGCCGGTGAAGATGTTGCCGATATAGGACAGCGTCTGCTCGATAACGAACCAGGTTTCCTTGATTCCGAGCCAGAGCGCGGTCGCCGGATCGACCTTCTCGGTCGTCACTTCGCCCGGCGAGGTTGCGCGGGTGATGCCGAGAATCCCGAGCCGCTGCGTGTTTCCGAACGGATCCTTCACTTCACGCAGTTCCGGCGTGCCCTTCAATTGCAGCGCGGAATCGCCGCGCTTGACGGTGAAGGTCAGGGTGTCGCCAGCACGCACGCTGACTAGCCGCTGCATGTCGGAAAAGCTGCCGACCTTCTTGCCGTCGATGGCGGTGACGATGTCGCCGACCTGGAAGCCCGCCCGCTCGGCGGCGCTCGCGGCTTCGATCTTGTCGACGCGCGCCGTCGTGCTCGGCTTGCCGAAGAAGGTGAACAGGCAGGTGAAGATGACGATTGCGAGAATGAAATTCGCGATCGGACCGGCGGCCACGATGGCGGCGCGGGCGCCGACTTTCTTGTGATGGAAGCTGCCAGCCCGCTCTTCGTCGCTCATGCGGGCAAGCGTTTCGGCCGAAGCCGGCGTCGAGGCTTCCGATTCGTCGCCGAAGAACTTCACATAGCCGCCGAGCGGGATCGCGGAGATCTTCCAGCGGGTACCATGGCTGTCATTGAAACCGGCGAGTTCCGGCCCGAAACCGAGAGAGAAGGTCAACACCTTCACGCCGGCCCAGCGGGCGACGAGGAAGTGG contains these protein-coding regions:
- the lpxD gene encoding UDP-3-O-(3-hydroxymyristoyl)glucosamine N-acyltransferase, encoding MAQPIFFKQPPSSTLAELAALTGAVLADPARGGDVIRGLASLDEAGPMHLAFFDNLKYADQLKATKAGACLVSPRFEAQVPAHVAVLRAAQPFRAFVKLAREWHADALRPQSWFDNDGIAPSAIIDPSAHLEDGVIVDPLAVIGPRVEIGTGTVIGAGAVIGADVKIGRDCNVGARTAIQFALIGNNVLIHPACSIGQDGYGFIFFGPEGHLKVPQTGRVLIQNDVEIGAGTCIDRGSLRDTVIGEGTKIDNQVQIGHNVTIGRHCLLAAQIGLAGSLTIGDNVALGAKVGINNHLKIGDGAQVTAMSAVKDDIPPNGRWGGHFAKPTRQWFREIVAVERLAQGGTADPKGEGQE
- the bamA gene encoding outer membrane protein assembly factor BamA is translated as MMLGMRVRGALLGTLIMLAAPMGGALVSVPAAAQTVASIAVEGNRRVEVETIRSYFKPGPGGRLGQAQIDDGLKALIETGLFQDVRINQVGGRLVVTVVENAVIGRIAFEGNKKVKDEQLSAEIQSKPRGTFSRPMVQSDAQRIAEIYRRSGRYDVRVTPEIIEQPNNRVDLIFTITEGTKTGVRSIEFVGNVAYSSYRLKDVIKTRESNLLSFLGGADVYDPDRVEADRDLIRRFYLKNGYADVQVIAALTEYDPDKKGFLVTFKIEEGQQYRVASVDFQTSIPTLDAASMRSFSRVAVGSVYNAEALEKSVEEMQIEASRRGYAFAVVRPRGDRNFEQHTVSIVFAVDEGPRTYIERINIRGNTRTRDYVIRREFDLSEGDAYNRALVDRAERRLKNLDFFKAVKILTEPGSSTDRVILVVDLEEKSTGDFSVSGGYSTTDGALAEVSISERNFLGRGLYAKAAVTYGQYARGGSLSFVDPYLFDYRVALGLDLFYREQLANSYIAYGTKTLGFSPRLGFTLREDLALQLRYSIYQQEIQLPSTLANCNNNSSNSLLAFNPSPAFANLVGAPNGGSITSGGQTATDTSGAGLWCYSDGEASLPIRRELQSGKALTSSVGYSLNYNTLDNNKNPTDGLLIDWKQDFAGLGGDVKYIKSAIDAKYYTPLVADIVGLIHLQGGMLNQFGGSELRMLDHFQMGPNLVRGFAPNGIGPRDLNPFGTRDALGGTKYWGASFELQMPFWFLPKEVGLKGSVYADAGGLWDYKGPTSWAATGEVNVPGCVPPTQSPNANAGTCLGLQYDDGNLVRTSVGVGIIWASPFGPLRFDYAVPLTKGQFDRVQQFKFGGGTSF
- the rseP gene encoding RIP metalloprotease RseP, which encodes MIEFFLNSFNTLGHGLIGYIIPFLFVLTIVVFFHELGHFLVARWAGVKVLTFSLGFGPELAGFNDSHGTRWKISAIPLGGYVKFFGDESEASTPASAETLARMSDEERAGSFHHKKVGARAAIVAAGPIANFILAIVIFTCLFTFFGKPSTTARVDKIEAASAAERAGFQVGDIVTAIDGKKVGSFSDMQRLVSVRAGDTLTFTVKRGDSALQLKGTPELREVKDPFGNTQRLGILGITRATSPGEVTTEKVDPATALWLGIKETWFVIEQTLSYIGNIFTGRASADQIGGPIRIAQISGQVATLGLIPLLHLAAVLSISIGLLNLFPVPLLDGGHLMFYTAEVLRGRPLSEKSQEYGFRVGLVLVLMLMVFAFYNDFHQVPWLKGLFGRS